From the genome of Salvia splendens isolate huo1 chromosome 7, SspV2, whole genome shotgun sequence:
aaaaacccCCCACACATTTTGGTCAATTTCAAgtcaattatgtaaattttaaaatgacGCATTAtattagtttgatgtttttccAATTATCCTCccataattacatatttttgaGGAAACTATATATGAATTGACAAATTGAGTCATACAATAAATACACCTAGCAAGCCGAATTTTTTTGTCATAGgacaattaagaaaaaaatattaaaattatgaacttAACAAGAAATTGTGGATTTTCAATAATATGGATTAATAAATTACCATTGCTCTTGCTCCCTCCCTCTGTCTACACTACACTCACTTCCGTCTCTGCTTTGCACCTACTCTCAACGAGATCTTCACTCCCTTCATTTCTCTAACtaccaatttttctctctctaagctTTTCATGCGCTCTGTTTGAGCGAGAAAGCATCGACAAATGGCGGCACATGCGTTTAATCCTCGCTTCTCTATCTAGATACAAAGAGATAAAGCAGGATGGAGAAGAGACAAGGCTTCTTTTCGGCTCTGAAAGAGGAGGTGGCGCGCGGATTATCTCCGGCGAGGTCTCTGGCCCGGGTCGCTTCGCCAATGTCGGGCATTTTTTGTCGGAAGAAGGTCGGCGCGAGTAATCCTGAGCCGCTAATTGCGAGATCGAGCAGCCTGAGGCCGGCCGGGGAGGCTCTGGCGCCGCTGATGGAGGGCCCGGATCCGAATGGAGCGGACATTATCGGGTCGAAGCGTGCGGGATCGGGGCTGGGGCAGTGGGTCCGGGGCCAGCTCAGCCGCAATCCTTCGCTTCCCGCCGTTAGTGAGAGTGGGGGTGGGAATAAGGCGTCTGATTTGAGGCTTCTGCTTGGGGTTATGGGTGCGCCACTCGCGCCGGTGCACGTTAGCACCATTGATCCTTTGCCTCACCTCAGTGTTAAAGACACTCCAATTGtatgatctctctctctcaataacCATTATTAGCTACTTTTCCTGCTTTCTCTGTGGCCAATTTTGCTTGAGATGTTGATTCCTTTTTAATGATGAAGAACTAGGGTTATAGTTTCAATTTGATTTTTAGAATGCGTTTATTATATCTCTCTCTATTAACTAGTAAAATTTATCATATGTGCTAAGAAAATGTACCTTGCAAAACACAGATTTGACTTGATTTGATTTCATTGTTTTCAATTGAAGAGATGGTGAATGGACTTGTGTAATCATTTAATTGTAATTTTGCAGGAGACTTGTTCAGCACAGTACATTTTGCAGCAATACACAGCAGCTTCAGGAGGGCACAAGACTCATAGCTTGATCAAGAATGCTTACACGCTAGGGAAGGTAAAGATGATTGCCTCGGAGTTCGAGAGCGCGACGAAGGTGGTGAAGAACAGGAATGCCGGGAGAGCCCCTGAGTCGGGCAGCTTCGTCCTCTGGCAGATGAATCCGGATATGTGGTACGTGGAGCTGGCAGTTGGGGGGAGCAAAGTTCACGCTGGAAGCAACGGGAAGCTCGTGTGGAGGCGCACTCCCTGGCTCGGTGCACACACTGCAAAAGGCCCTGTTAGGCCCCTGCGCCGCGCCCTTCAAGTCTGTGCATTTCACACTTTCAAAATTGATCCTTCAAACTTCACTGTGGTTGTAGTGATGGTTTTGTTTTATCTGTGCAGGGGCTTGATCCGTGGACCACGGCTGTTATGTTTGCGAATGCAGTGTGCATTGGGGAGAAGAGTGTGAACGGGGAGGAGTGCTTCATCCTCAAGGTCACTGCTGATCAGCGCACGCTCAAGGGGAGGAGCGAAGGGCCAGCTGAGATCATCAGACACGTACTGTTCGGGTACTTCAGCCAGAGGACAGGGCTGCTCGTGCAGATGGAGGACTCCCATCTCACGCGCATCCAGTCCAATGGCGGGGAGGCTGTGTACTGGGAGACCACCACCAACTCGTACATGGATGACTACCGGTCCATTGAAGGAGTCATGGTTGCTCACTCGGGCCACTCTGTGGTCACCCTTTACAGGTTTGGGGAGAGGGCGATGAGTCATACCAAGACCAGGATGGAGGAGGCTTGGACAATTGAGGAGGTGGCTTTCAATGTTCCGGGGCTCTCGGTGGACTGCTTCATCCCACCGGCTGAGCTCAGGTCGGCCGAGGAAGACATGGGAAGTGTAGTGTGGAAGGTAGAATATTGATGAAGAGTGGAAGCAGCTTGCATCAAATgtctatgtatatatatatgagtagGCTGTTTTTGCTATACTAACACGGCCTAAGTAGTAAACAAGGCTGAGTTTGACAATGGTGATGTTTTAAGATGGAGGAAAGGAATTAAggtgttgtaattttattatatcAATATTGCAGAATGAATGAAACCCATCTTGAATATTGGAGTTTTGTTGGTTTATAAGTTGGTTTTTTATTGGATTCTCTTTCAAGCTTCCCAAGAACTAAAGGGATGTGATAGAACTTAATGgacaacacaaaataaaaatgtggTAGTTGAGCAAGGTGACAGCAATATTATAATTTCTCAAGTGTTTGCTaacttttcaaaatatttgaaaaaaggGTAGACTTTTTGAAGATTTGATTTGTTAACCGTTTGGGGTAGGAGTGATCCAACATCATTCGATtcaatctttaattaaaataatatgtgGCTGTGTTGGATTTAGTAATCACATGGTTTGAGGCAAATAAATAATCTTATTTGAACTATGATAGTTTGTATGAATGTTCAATTGTTCATATAAGCTCTGCCATGTGAGATATTTAGTCTTTTTTTGTTACGTCGCACCCTTCACAGACACaataagtactactactattactactaTGTTGTgacttttaattattttttagctgggatcattttttaattattttttggctgggatgatttttttaattataagctTGATATGATAGTAATTGACAGAATAGATAAAGAATTGGGATAGATTTCATAGGCTCACATGCATAGTAGTAGTTAAATCAAATTTGAATACACTACTATAAACAAATGAGTCATGAAAGGGATTCAATTAAATATCACCAAAAGAAAAAACCTTCATATGAATGCTCAATCATTCTTATCCTTTTTTCTCTTGTTAGAATTTTCTTCTAATTAGGTGGTTTTGTTAGTTTGTTTCCTTAAAAGATGTATGTCTGCTTTTCTTAATCTTCTAATAAAAGTTGTAACGCATTGGTCCCATTGTGAACGTGAGGAAGCTTCGTCTTTATTATGGAGTCCCAAAAGGTCAGATTTCCCAATAATTGAGGAAGAATATATTGTAAGATTCCACCAGCTAATTTAACTACTTTAATTATTAGCGTTTTCCCCATGTTAGAAGACGGATGGGTCCCGTCCCGTCCCGTAATATCTTAGAGCAATTAACGGGTGTTGAATCTTTTACAAAACCATTGTGTTGCCCATGGAGATTATATGTTTGTTTTATCTTTTCTACTCCTCGATGGAGATTATATTGTGGCTTGCTTTACTATTTATCAAAAAAGAAGATATTATAGGCTAGGCAACCagcaatttttagtttttagtatGGAAGTTGTACTTCTATTGATTTTCAAGCAGGTCCTTACGCACTTCTTctgtctcaacttagttgacTCGTATTCTTTATTTGTGATGTTTTAATTAAGTCGAGTTATttctttttgataaaaaaataaatattaatttcttaatttatgtgtcaaaaaaatatctcaacttaattgggacggaatgagaaattattttcatttattttttggtaACAGTTTTTCTGCTATTGCAAATTTGCCATCGAAGGATATACTAGTGTGACATGATTATGGTGGTGAGGTTACGTTCGCTTGATGATGATGAGGGACCTCAAAATTCTTTTGTTTTTACACTTCCATTTGTCTCGCATAGTCGTATTAGAGTCCAATTTTCTCTATAATTATACTTAATCATATTGAAGAGCTttgtaaatatattaattttatttataattttattatcatAGTGGTTTTATTACTCCCCCGTTCTTTAAAAATCGAAACTTTCTATTTTGCAAAATTTCTCACTTTAATGATGTAAGATCTATTTTTCACCAACACATTTttatttctatctctcttacaatattaattttgcattaaaattcttACTCCTATTATTTTAAAACTTTCTACTTTTAGGAGACTGCTGTTTTTTTACGAGAGAAGATCTCCTAGAGCTTGACATAAATATTTGACAAATGAAGATCCTATctcctttatttttttgtccTATGTGTGAAAAATTGTCGGTAGAGGCTATTAAGTTGGTTATTGTATCACAATTCTACTTTACCCATTAGTATATTTTGATATTATGAGCCCTTAAGCAAATCTCTATCAAATATACAATCGTGAAAACCTTCTTATTGCGTTACATCACTTAGATGGGTAAATAATATTACATGCTTTAAACTATCTCTGAACTTTAAACTGAGATGTGACCAATTAAAACACGGAAGAAGACGCATATCGATAGAAATTCAtgcatttcatttaaaactaattggtgataggaggagtggcccatgagatttatatactagttcagttttctcttgacatcAATGTGGGAtagttatatattatttttttaattttaattttaattgtcaACACATTCCCTTaaacccttcaaggtaaacCTTTGAGGATTTGGACTTTTTTCTTATCGATTGGACGATTGGCCAATATTTTTCCCGGTCAGTTGGACCATTTTTTCAGTTTCTGCCCAGATATACGGCTGTATCAGTTAATTTTAGCCCACAATCGGTGACTCattctgataccatgatagaaatccatgtattgtatcctaaaaccaattggtgattgGAGGAGTGGCTCATGGgatttatatagtactccactTACTAGTTTCTCGGATGGAGGGAgtcggatggagggagtagtattttttttgtttcaattaCCAGTAGATATGATATTGATGTCAATTGTGAGAATTGAGATACAAAATTCtagcaataaatattttatcataaaattctAGCAATAAATATTAGGCCCATTAATAAATTAGAAGTAAATAGACGACAAGCTATTGGACCAGGGCCCATCTATCACCGTAACTGCCAACTACCCATATACAGATTTATTACTTACTCCAGTATttattatactcctatttatttTTGTAGTTAAGAGAAATGAAATATGCACATTGGAtattttttgattttataaaacaaataattagtCTATATATCTACTACATCCATGTGAATTTACGTTTAAATATGAATTGGGAAAATCCATTAAAAACAATATAAGCaataataaaatcaatttaaataataatggagGCAATTTTGTTATCATcattaatttgaattaaattattcGGTTTTTGCTTAAAAAATGAGTAAAACAAAacgatttgaaaaatgaaaccGGATAAGGAAGCTGGACGGCCCGTCCGGGTTCGGGTTCGGGTTCGAGTTCGGGTTCGGGTCCGGGTCCCCAATCAAATTATATCTGAGATAAACTCCAACCGAAACCCTTTTGACACACTTTTTTTTGAAGTCTTATCTTCTTCAGTCGCAGTCGTTTCAGAACTTGCAATTTCGGTAGCTGAATATCGAAATCTACAAAATGGCGGTGTCTTCAGGCGTCTTCTCGAGTTTCTTCGTGGCGCAACCGGCGTCTTTCGTCAAGGCGTCTCCCGTCGCCGTCGTCATGCGCGCGCCGGCTAAGCTTCCTCTGCGCGCGCTTTCTATCACCGCGGCGTCGAAACAGGCGACGGAGACTGAGACGAAGAAGCGGGATCCGAGGGGAATTATGAAGCCGCGGAGAGTGTCGCCGGAAATGCAGGCGTTCCTCGGCGGCG
Proteins encoded in this window:
- the LOC121811144 gene encoding uncharacterized protein LOC121811144, which encodes MEKRQGFFSALKEEVARGLSPARSLARVASPMSGIFCRKKVGASNPEPLIARSSSLRPAGEALAPLMEGPDPNGADIIGSKRAGSGLGQWVRGQLSRNPSLPAVSESGGGNKASDLRLLLGVMGAPLAPVHVSTIDPLPHLSVKDTPIETCSAQYILQQYTAASGGHKTHSLIKNAYTLGKVKMIASEFESATKVVKNRNAGRAPESGSFVLWQMNPDMWYVELAVGGSKVHAGSNGKLVWRRTPWLGAHTAKGPVRPLRRALQGLDPWTTAVMFANAVCIGEKSVNGEECFILKVTADQRTLKGRSEGPAEIIRHVLFGYFSQRTGLLVQMEDSHLTRIQSNGGEAVYWETTTNSYMDDYRSIEGVMVAHSGHSVVTLYRFGERAMSHTKTRMEEAWTIEEVAFNVPGLSVDCFIPPAELRSAEEDMGSVVWKVEY
- the LOC121741237 gene encoding protein TRI1-like, with the translated sequence MAVSSGVFSSFFVAQPASFVKASPVAVVMRAPAKLPLRALSITAASKQATETETKKRDPRGIMKPRRVSPEMQAFLGGVAEIPRTQALKEIWAYIKAQNLQDPANKKVIICDENLKTIFVGKDRVGFLEIAGLISPHFLK